One genomic segment of Pseudomonadota bacterium includes these proteins:
- a CDS encoding PAS domain-containing sensor histidine kinase, giving the protein MPLAAAHTAPTDLAWRVIGLVNLYRLLVPPSLYALFAFAGTSSLLGGARPELFLWTCVVYFAAGVAIVVGGRRLLPNLRATTFVHAMVDAIAISLLMFSSGGVASGLGILFVVPVGAMALLADNRDAFVLAALATLALLAQQIGGHVTGTADAVDYPATGILGGIVFLVALLAWPLARRLRDSEATVRRQQVDLANLAQLSQYIVQHLRESIVVVDHENRVRLINETAAQLLGDRSAYPGALLGEASPQLLYLLETWRARLTAPAAPPSTFVAADGGHVIQPHFASLGGSEPSPVIVFLEDTELLAAKIQQSKLAGLGRLSASIAHEIRNPVGAMSHAAQLLAESASLSAEDKRLTEIVRTNGDRVRQIIENVMSMARRESSRPERVVLAAWLEGFRTEFCATMQIPPERLATSSLLGDVEVQADPSQLRQIVWNLCENAVKYGSTENDSNVIELRVGRLASTARPFLEVADRGAGIPVQHRERIFEPFFTGNERGTGLGLFLARELAQTNGATLLYEPRTSGGSLFRIVFRDPERWVA; this is encoded by the coding sequence ATGCCGCTCGCCGCTGCGCACACTGCTCCGACTGATCTCGCCTGGCGCGTCATTGGGCTGGTCAATCTCTACCGGCTGCTGGTTCCGCCGTCGCTTTATGCACTGTTTGCGTTCGCCGGCACCAGCAGCTTGCTCGGCGGCGCAAGGCCGGAGCTGTTCCTGTGGACCTGCGTGGTCTATTTCGCCGCTGGCGTTGCGATAGTCGTCGGCGGCCGGCGCCTGCTGCCCAATCTGCGCGCCACCACGTTCGTGCACGCGATGGTCGACGCGATCGCCATCAGCCTGCTGATGTTCTCGAGCGGCGGTGTCGCGAGCGGCCTCGGAATCCTGTTCGTCGTGCCGGTCGGAGCCATGGCGCTGCTGGCGGACAATCGCGACGCTTTCGTACTGGCCGCGCTCGCCACCCTCGCGCTGTTGGCCCAGCAGATAGGCGGGCACGTCACGGGCACGGCCGACGCGGTCGATTATCCGGCCACCGGCATCCTGGGCGGAATCGTATTCCTGGTGGCTCTGCTCGCCTGGCCCCTCGCGCGCCGGCTGCGGGACTCGGAAGCAACTGTGCGCCGGCAACAGGTGGACCTCGCCAACCTGGCGCAGTTGTCTCAGTACATTGTGCAGCACCTGCGTGAGAGCATCGTGGTGGTCGACCACGAGAATCGTGTCCGCCTCATCAACGAAACCGCAGCGCAGCTGCTCGGCGATCGCAGCGCTTACCCGGGCGCGTTGCTGGGCGAGGCGTCGCCGCAATTGCTCTATCTACTCGAGACCTGGCGCGCGCGCCTCACGGCGCCCGCAGCGCCGCCCTCGACGTTCGTCGCAGCCGACGGCGGCCATGTGATCCAGCCGCACTTCGCCTCGCTCGGCGGTTCCGAGCCGTCTCCCGTCATCGTGTTCCTGGAAGACACCGAGTTGCTGGCGGCCAAGATCCAGCAATCCAAGCTCGCGGGGCTGGGCCGTCTGTCCGCGAGCATCGCGCATGAGATCCGCAATCCGGTTGGCGCCATGAGCCATGCCGCGCAGCTGCTGGCCGAATCCGCGTCGCTCTCCGCGGAAGACAAGCGCCTGACGGAAATCGTGCGCACCAACGGCGACCGTGTCCGGCAGATCATCGAGAACGTGATGTCGATGGCGCGGCGCGAAAGCTCCCGTCCCGAACGCGTTGTGCTGGCGGCTTGGCTCGAGGGGTTCCGTACCGAGTTCTGCGCGACCATGCAGATTCCGCCGGAACGCCTGGCAACGTCCTCACTTCTCGGCGACGTCGAGGTACAAGCCGATCCATCGCAACTGCGGCAAATCGTCTGGAATCTCTGCGAGAACGCCGTGAAGTACGGCTCCACCGAGAACGACAGCAATGTCATCGAGTTGCGCGTCGGGCGCCTCGCCTCCACGGCGCGTCCGTTCCTTGAAGTGGCCGATCGCGGCGCGGGTATTCCGGTGCAGCATCGCGAGAGAATCTTCGAACCATTCTTCACCGGCAACGAGCGCGGCACAGGATTGGGCCTGTTCCTGGCGCGCGAACTGGCGCAGACCAATGGCGCCACTCTTCTATATGAGCCCCGCACCAGCGGGGGCAGCTTGTTCCGCATTGTGTTCCGCGACCCGGAACGCTGGGTAGCGTAG
- a CDS encoding sigma-54 dependent transcriptional regulator: protein MAAPMVLVVDDEPDLVELVALTLSRMQLATQSAGDVTGAKKLLKAHHFDLCLTDMRLPDGDGLDLLEWMSANCPGVPCAVITAHGNVESAVRALKLGAFDFVSKPLDLGVLRRIVSTALKLSQRGDIGASTRTGTQLIGSAPGMHRLREMILRVARSQAPVHIFGESGTGKELVARMIHASGPRAEEPFVPVNCGAIPSELMESEFFGHKRGSFTGAVTDKTGLFQFAEGGTLFLDEVADLPLHMQVKLLRVIQEKSIRPIGEQRESAIDVRILSATHKNLGDLVAQSKFREDLFYRINVIELRVPPLRERAEDIPDLADAILHRLSRRLGVESPALTPAALKLLEEFSFPGNVRELENVLERALALCNQGRIDVGDLQLRAVPRPNSAGASPEAIAQRAAGASKPGEKETSGRHPLGEQLEDVERAAIIKALEQTRYNKTAAAKALGMTFRALRYRIKKLGIE from the coding sequence ATGGCAGCGCCCATGGTTTTGGTAGTCGACGATGAGCCGGATCTGGTGGAGCTGGTGGCGTTGACACTGTCGCGCATGCAGCTTGCCACGCAGTCCGCCGGCGACGTCACCGGCGCCAAAAAACTCCTCAAGGCTCATCATTTCGACCTGTGTCTCACCGACATGCGATTGCCCGACGGAGACGGGCTCGACCTGCTCGAGTGGATGTCGGCAAATTGTCCCGGTGTGCCGTGCGCGGTCATTACTGCGCACGGCAACGTCGAATCAGCCGTGCGTGCCCTCAAGCTCGGTGCTTTCGATTTCGTTTCCAAGCCGCTGGATCTCGGCGTTCTGCGCCGCATCGTTTCGACCGCGCTCAAACTTTCGCAGCGCGGCGACATCGGCGCATCGACGCGCACCGGCACGCAGCTGATCGGCAGCGCGCCCGGAATGCATCGACTGCGCGAGATGATCCTGCGCGTCGCGCGCAGCCAGGCGCCGGTGCACATCTTCGGCGAATCGGGCACCGGCAAGGAATTGGTGGCGCGCATGATTCACGCCTCGGGTCCGCGCGCGGAGGAACCGTTCGTCCCGGTGAACTGCGGCGCGATCCCCTCGGAGCTCATGGAGAGCGAATTCTTCGGCCACAAGCGCGGCAGCTTTACAGGCGCCGTAACCGACAAGACTGGACTGTTTCAATTCGCGGAGGGCGGGACTCTGTTTCTCGACGAGGTGGCCGACCTGCCGCTGCACATGCAGGTGAAGCTCCTGCGTGTCATCCAGGAAAAGTCGATCCGGCCGATCGGCGAGCAGCGCGAATCCGCAATCGATGTGCGCATCCTGTCCGCGACCCACAAGAACTTGGGTGATCTGGTCGCACAGTCGAAATTTCGCGAGGATCTCTTCTACCGCATCAATGTCATCGAACTGCGAGTCCCACCGCTGCGGGAGCGCGCCGAGGACATTCCCGATCTCGCCGATGCCATCCTGCACCGACTGTCGCGCCGGCTCGGCGTCGAGTCGCCGGCGCTCACGCCGGCGGCGCTCAAATTGCTGGAGGAATTCTCGTTTCCCGGTAACGTGCGCGAGCTGGAAAACGTGCTGGAGCGCGCGCTCGCGCTCTGCAACCAGGGCCGGATCGACGTCGGTGATCTGCAATTGCGTGCGGTGCCGCGTCCCAACTCCGCCGGTGCCTCGCCCGAAGCCATCGCGCAGCGTGCCGCCGGTGCAAGCAAACCTGGCGAGAAGGAAACGTCCGGCCGTCACCCGCTCGGCGAGCAGCTCGAAGATGTCGAGCGCGCCGCGATCATCAAGGCTCTGGAGCAGACGCGCTACAACAAGACGGCGGCGGCCAAGGCGCTCGGCATGACATTTCGCGCGCTGCGTTACCGGATCAAGAAGCTGGGGATCGAGTAG
- a CDS encoding GtrA family protein, translating into MISRQRIDELTRYVVTGGLCVLLNVGIAYALTEYLGIHYLLSLALCSIIVTVVGFVLNKSWTFRTHGSAALPEFLRYSLVTGMNIIIGMCFCALLVERLHVPYLYAIAIVGVVFAPLTYLVHRAWTFGLSWLYGK; encoded by the coding sequence TTGATATCCCGGCAGCGCATCGACGAGCTCACCCGGTATGTCGTGACCGGGGGGCTGTGCGTGCTGCTCAACGTGGGCATTGCGTACGCGCTCACCGAATACCTGGGGATCCACTATCTACTGTCGCTAGCCTTGTGCTCGATCATCGTGACGGTGGTCGGCTTCGTGCTCAACAAGTCGTGGACGTTCCGCACGCATGGCTCGGCGGCGCTGCCGGAATTCCTCCGTTATTCGCTTGTGACGGGCATGAACATCATCATCGGCATGTGCTTCTGCGCGCTGCTGGTGGAAAGGCTGCACGTTCCCTATCTCTATGCGATCGCGATCGTCGGGGTCGTGTTTGCGCCGCTCACGTATCTCGTGCATCGTGCGTGGACGTTCGGATTGTCCTGGCTCTACGGGAAATGA
- a CDS encoding class I SAM-dependent methyltransferase codes for MKFWFEGDGLAAMALEGAVRAFARRRELAGRSVLDLGCGTMPYRSIFIARGAQYIGADIDGKPDLLIGSDGAVPLADESVDVVVSFQVLEHVRDVPAYLAAIKRVLKKDGYLFLSTHGVWPYHPHPTDYWRWTRDGLRVQLEEAGFEIHRMTALCGPAAWIPMFPMLVGIKLLGPLWFLLAPLNLCVNLLAWTADRLTPAGLRDTNAAIFAVELTRKP; via the coding sequence GTGAAATTCTGGTTCGAAGGGGATGGGCTTGCGGCGATGGCGCTCGAAGGCGCGGTACGAGCGTTTGCAAGGCGCCGCGAACTTGCTGGCCGCAGCGTGCTCGATCTTGGCTGCGGAACGATGCCCTACCGGTCCATCTTCATCGCGCGCGGCGCGCAGTACATCGGAGCGGACATCGATGGAAAGCCCGATCTGCTGATCGGCTCGGACGGTGCGGTGCCCCTCGCGGACGAAAGCGTCGATGTCGTCGTGTCGTTCCAGGTGCTCGAACACGTACGCGACGTGCCTGCGTATCTGGCGGCGATCAAGCGTGTGCTAAAAAAGGACGGGTACCTGTTCCTCTCGACGCACGGCGTGTGGCCCTATCACCCGCATCCGACCGACTACTGGCGCTGGACGCGCGATGGCCTGCGCGTGCAGCTCGAAGAGGCCGGGTTCGAAATACACCGCATGACCGCGCTGTGCGGCCCGGCCGCGTGGATTCCGATGTTTCCGATGCTCGTCGGCATCAAGCTGCTCGGGCCGCTGTGGTTCCTGCTGGCGCCACTCAACCTGTGCGTGAATCTGCTCGCGTGGACCGCGGATCGCCTAACGCCCGCGGGACTGCGCGATACGAACGCCGCGATCTTCGCGGTCGAGCTCACGAGAAAACCTTGA
- a CDS encoding glycosyltransferase family 4 protein has protein sequence MPTALLVAHHYPPHVGGLELVVERQAQSLAENGYRVVVLTSRSGSAARADEPRAGIELIRLSCAHFFEKRFFIPFPLFSPRLVPAAWKQLKRADVVHIHDVFYMSSWIVAALAFIARKPFLLTQHVALVDHPSRFVMWVQRLVYATVGRWIFAHARSIVAYNENVRAFLRSRRVPEERVLVLANGIDTALFRPASANERRDIRGRCELPQDRPLVLFVGRLVEKKGYQILLDAKSAAFDLVFVGPGDVPAAGRVPGVHWLGALNQAQTAEIYRACDVFAFPAIGEIFTLAMQEAMASGLPVVTTDDPAYAGSIVSGQVVLAERRADAFRRAIQDLLADPGALRAIGTRGRELAARHFDWHANFGRMLTIYSGTRMRESVA, from the coding sequence ATGCCGACTGCGCTCCTCGTGGCCCATCACTATCCACCGCACGTCGGCGGGCTCGAGCTGGTCGTCGAGCGGCAGGCACAGAGCCTGGCCGAGAATGGCTATCGCGTGGTCGTCCTGACTTCCCGGTCCGGATCGGCTGCGCGCGCGGATGAGCCTCGCGCGGGAATCGAATTGATCCGGCTGTCGTGCGCGCACTTCTTCGAAAAGCGCTTCTTCATACCGTTCCCACTGTTTTCCCCGCGTCTCGTTCCCGCGGCCTGGAAGCAGCTGAAACGGGCGGACGTCGTGCACATCCACGATGTGTTCTATATGAGCTCCTGGATTGTCGCGGCATTGGCTTTCATCGCGCGCAAACCTTTCTTGCTGACCCAGCACGTCGCGCTGGTGGATCATCCCAGCCGCTTCGTGATGTGGGTGCAACGACTTGTGTACGCGACGGTCGGCCGATGGATCTTCGCGCATGCGCGCAGCATCGTGGCCTACAACGAAAACGTGCGCGCCTTCCTGCGTTCCCGGCGCGTGCCGGAGGAGCGCGTGCTCGTGCTCGCCAATGGCATCGATACCGCGCTGTTTCGTCCGGCGAGTGCCAATGAGCGCCGCGACATTCGCGGCCGATGTGAGCTGCCGCAGGATCGGCCGCTGGTCCTGTTCGTCGGCAGGCTGGTGGAGAAGAAGGGCTATCAGATCTTGCTCGACGCCAAGAGCGCCGCCTTCGATCTCGTGTTCGTCGGGCCTGGCGATGTTCCGGCTGCGGGACGTGTGCCGGGTGTGCACTGGCTGGGCGCCCTGAATCAAGCCCAGACAGCCGAGATCTATCGGGCGTGCGATGTCTTCGCATTCCCCGCGATCGGCGAGATATTCACGCTGGCGATGCAGGAAGCAATGGCGAGTGGACTGCCCGTGGTGACGACCGACGATCCGGCGTACGCCGGCAGCATCGTGTCGGGTCAGGTCGTGCTCGCCGAGCGGCGCGCGGACGCGTTCCGGCGGGCGATTCAGGACTTGCTGGCCGACCCGGGCGCGTTGCGCGCCATTGGCACGCGCGGCCGCGAGCTGGCGGCCCGGCATTTCGACTGGCACGCGAATTTCGGGCGGATGTTGACTATCTACTCCGGGACAAGGATGAGGGAGAGCGTGGCGTGA
- a CDS encoding class I SAM-dependent methyltransferase: MTSADQRYSDGAYLAANPSWGEEDSVWKAERIHALWRRSGWPVPATLAEIGCGAGLILATLAREFPATVAYSGFDIASAAIEMARKRGGPHLSYYCEDLTKSDRRFDALLCIDVFEHVENPFEFLRTIRRLAPVVIFNIPLEMHVAGVLINHQQWTRRQYGHLHFYTAAVAFETLKECGYSVIAHDYVSRLMDQPRSASEYVFWLPRKILSLVNKELSARILGGTSLLVMARTHGA, from the coding sequence ATGACGAGTGCCGATCAGCGCTATTCCGACGGTGCGTACCTCGCCGCCAATCCGAGCTGGGGCGAGGAAGACAGTGTCTGGAAGGCCGAGCGGATCCATGCGCTGTGGCGACGTTCGGGCTGGCCGGTCCCGGCGACCCTGGCGGAAATTGGCTGTGGGGCGGGACTCATCCTCGCGACGCTCGCACGGGAATTCCCGGCGACCGTCGCCTACTCGGGCTTCGACATCGCTTCCGCCGCCATCGAAATGGCGCGCAAACGGGGCGGTCCGCACCTTTCGTACTACTGCGAGGACCTGACGAAGTCCGACCGCCGGTTTGACGCCCTGTTGTGTATCGATGTGTTCGAGCACGTCGAGAATCCGTTCGAGTTCCTGCGCACGATCCGCCGCCTCGCGCCGGTCGTGATCTTCAATATTCCCCTCGAGATGCACGTCGCCGGCGTACTCATCAATCACCAGCAGTGGACTCGCCGCCAGTACGGACACCTGCACTTCTACACCGCCGCTGTCGCGTTCGAAACGCTGAAGGAGTGCGGGTATTCGGTCATTGCGCATGACTACGTCAGTCGTCTCATGGATCAGCCGCGCAGCGCGAGCGAGTACGTCTTCTGGCTGCCGCGCAAGATCCTGTCGCTGGTGAACAAGGAGCTATCCGCACGCATCCTGGGTGGCACGTCCCTGCTGGTCATGGCACGGACCCACGGGGCGTGA
- a CDS encoding glycosyltransferase has protein sequence MHSLEPTPRDVRRKPDIAVLVPCFNEAVAIARVVGDLRNALPQAAIYVYDNNSTDGTAEVARKAGAIVRREPLQGKGNVVRRMFADVEADVYLLIDGDGTYDASAAPLLAERLLQDELDMVTGVRIAESAGAYRMGHKFGNRALTGMVANIFGDRCADMLSGYRAFSRRFVKSFPALAFGFEIETELTVHALELRMPITDFPTRYGNREQGSASKLHTVRDGLRIGAAIVHVVKEERPLKFFGLIGLLFFATALVFGYPVLVTYLETGMVPRLPTAILAMGLMIIGSLSCTAGVILDSITNARRELRRLRYLDIPLFHAEHNF, from the coding sequence ATGCATTCGCTCGAACCTACGCCGCGGGATGTGCGCCGCAAGCCCGACATTGCCGTGCTGGTCCCCTGTTTCAATGAAGCAGTGGCCATAGCCCGTGTGGTCGGGGATTTGCGCAATGCGCTGCCACAAGCGGCCATTTACGTCTACGACAACAACTCGACGGACGGGACGGCCGAGGTCGCGCGGAAAGCCGGAGCGATTGTTCGCCGCGAGCCTTTGCAGGGCAAGGGCAACGTCGTCCGGCGCATGTTTGCCGACGTCGAGGCCGACGTCTATCTGCTGATCGACGGCGACGGCACCTACGATGCGAGCGCCGCGCCGTTGCTCGCTGAACGGCTGCTGCAGGATGAGCTCGACATGGTGACCGGCGTTCGCATAGCGGAATCCGCCGGCGCTTATCGCATGGGCCACAAATTCGGCAATCGCGCGCTGACCGGTATGGTCGCCAACATCTTCGGCGACCGTTGCGCGGACATGTTGTCAGGCTATCGCGCTTTTTCACGGCGCTTCGTCAAGTCGTTTCCGGCACTCGCTTTTGGATTCGAAATCGAGACGGAGCTGACCGTGCATGCATTGGAACTGCGCATGCCGATCACGGATTTTCCGACGCGCTACGGCAATCGCGAGCAGGGCTCGGCCAGCAAACTGCACACCGTGCGGGACGGCCTGCGCATCGGCGCCGCGATCGTTCACGTGGTGAAGGAAGAGCGGCCGCTCAAGTTCTTCGGGCTGATCGGCCTGCTGTTTTTCGCCACGGCGCTGGTGTTCGGCTACCCCGTGCTGGTCACATACCTCGAAACCGGGATGGTCCCGCGTCTGCCCACCGCCATCCTCGCGATGGGCCTCATGATCATCGGATCGCTGAGCTGCACGGCGGGCGTGATCCTCGATTCGATCACCAATGCCCGGCGCGAGCTGCGGCGATTGCGATACCTCGATATCCCGCTGTTCCACGCCGAGCACAATTTCTGA
- a CDS encoding GtrA family protein: protein MNLSSLLRAEIVRYGLISGVALIVDLGLLTLLTKVWGIHYLVSATCSFIAGGVVAYFLSVRFVFRYHRVRLRSLEAAMFVALGAASLAVNTAIMALMVGRAGASILAGKLAAASVTFGVNYLLRKFVLFSPRASAAGKPGDAT, encoded by the coding sequence ATGAACCTCTCGTCATTGCTGAGAGCCGAGATCGTGCGCTACGGGTTGATCTCGGGCGTCGCACTGATCGTCGACCTCGGATTGCTGACACTGCTCACGAAAGTCTGGGGCATTCATTACCTCGTATCTGCCACCTGTTCCTTTATCGCGGGTGGCGTCGTCGCGTACTTCCTGTCTGTGCGGTTCGTATTCCGATATCACCGCGTGCGTCTGCGCAGTTTGGAAGCCGCGATGTTCGTCGCGCTCGGCGCGGCCAGCCTCGCCGTCAATACTGCCATCATGGCGCTCATGGTCGGACGCGCCGGCGCATCGATCCTGGCAGGAAAACTCGCGGCCGCCAGCGTCACGTTTGGCGTGAATTATCTGCTGCGCAAGTTTGTGCTGTTCTCGCCGCGCGCGTCTGCGGCTGGCAAGCCCGGGGACGCCACCTGA
- a CDS encoding NAD(P)/FAD-dependent oxidoreductase, with protein MKTAIIAGAGPAGLTAAHELLAHTDVKPVVIELDTQVGGISKTINYRGNRMDLGGHRFFSKSDWVMNWWQSLLPVAAGEDTTDLALTYQGQSRPFTAGAAGNAEADEVMLVRSRLSRIYYRRKFFDYPLKVNLATVTNLGFGYMSAVGLSYMNARLFPRRNEVSLEDFLINRFGDRLYRTFFKDYTEKVWGVPCSEISAEWGAQRIKGLSISKAIGHALLKPFRALGDTRQKKVETSLIERFLYPKFGPGQMWEVAAKRMQTKGGELRLQHRVVELHTERNRVSAVSVRDETGGGVTRLPCDYFFSTMPVKDLTAMLKPADVEIARVASALPYRDFMTVGLLVRKMRPTGKGAAAANLPPDNWIYVQEPDVKLGRLQIFNNWSPHLVADANTVWLGLEYFCSEGDALWSMRDPEFLDFAARELAKIGLIDLADVLDGTVVRVPKAYPAYFGEYRGIGAVRSFLDEWDNVFPIGRNGMHRYNNQDHSMLAAKAAVESIAQGASKKAIWAVNAEDEYHEARDGRS; from the coding sequence ATGAAGACAGCCATCATCGCCGGGGCAGGCCCCGCCGGCCTCACCGCCGCACACGAATTGCTCGCCCACACCGACGTCAAGCCTGTCGTGATCGAACTCGACACCCAGGTGGGTGGCATCTCGAAAACCATCAACTACCGCGGCAACCGCATGGATCTGGGCGGTCACCGCTTCTTCTCGAAATCCGACTGGGTGATGAACTGGTGGCAGAGCCTGCTGCCGGTCGCCGCGGGCGAAGACACCACCGACCTCGCGCTCACCTATCAAGGCCAGAGCCGGCCGTTCACCGCGGGCGCCGCCGGGAATGCGGAGGCCGACGAAGTGATGCTGGTGCGCTCGCGCCTGTCGCGCATCTACTATCGCCGCAAGTTCTTCGACTATCCACTGAAAGTAAACCTCGCGACGGTGACGAATCTCGGCTTCGGCTACATGAGCGCCGTCGGCCTGAGCTACATGAACGCACGGCTGTTCCCGCGCCGGAACGAAGTCTCGCTCGAAGACTTTCTGATCAATCGCTTCGGCGACCGTCTGTATCGCACCTTCTTCAAGGACTACACCGAGAAGGTATGGGGCGTCCCTTGTAGCGAGATCTCGGCCGAGTGGGGTGCGCAGCGCATCAAGGGACTATCGATCAGCAAGGCGATCGGCCACGCGCTGCTCAAGCCCTTCCGCGCGCTGGGCGACACGCGCCAGAAGAAAGTCGAGACCAGCCTCATCGAACGTTTTCTCTACCCGAAGTTCGGGCCGGGCCAGATGTGGGAAGTCGCGGCGAAGCGTATGCAGACGAAAGGCGGCGAACTGCGCCTGCAGCATCGCGTGGTCGAACTGCATACCGAACGCAATCGTGTCAGCGCCGTGAGTGTGCGCGACGAAACCGGCGGCGGTGTGACGCGCCTGCCCTGCGATTATTTTTTTTCGACGATGCCCGTCAAGGATCTGACCGCAATGCTGAAACCCGCGGATGTGGAAATCGCGCGCGTGGCGAGCGCGCTGCCGTATCGCGACTTCATGACGGTGGGCCTGCTGGTGCGCAAGATGCGTCCGACCGGCAAAGGCGCCGCGGCCGCGAATCTGCCACCGGACAACTGGATCTATGTGCAGGAACCCGACGTCAAGCTCGGCCGACTGCAGATATTCAACAATTGGAGTCCACACCTCGTCGCCGACGCGAATACCGTGTGGTTAGGCCTCGAATACTTCTGTAGTGAAGGCGATGCGCTCTGGTCGATGCGCGATCCTGAATTCCTCGACTTCGCCGCGCGCGAGCTCGCGAAGATCGGACTCATCGATCTCGCCGACGTGCTCGACGGCACCGTGGTACGCGTACCCAAGGCCTATCCGGCGTACTTCGGCGAGTACCGCGGGATCGGCGCGGTGCGCAGTTTTCTCGACGAATGGGACAACGTGTTCCCCATCGGCCGGAACGGCATGCATCGCTACAACAACCAGGATCATTCGATGCTCGCGGCCAAGGCGGCCGTGGAATCCATCGCGCAAGGCGCGAGCAAGAAAGCCATCTGGGCGGTGAACGCGGAAGACGAATATCACGAAGCCCGCGATGGCAGGAGCTGA
- a CDS encoding pilin, with amino-acid sequence MKSVQKGFTLIELMIVVAIIGILAAIAIPAYQDYTIRAQVTEGLNLAADLKAAVAEQFAQTGSWPADNSALGLTAVKSGKYVASVEVDDGTINITYGGVNANANLTANPLLALRPTTSPNGDVIWNCGYKTEVGSPTPAAGANNTSVTAKYLPSTCRL; translated from the coding sequence ATGAAGTCTGTTCAAAAGGGTTTCACCCTCATCGAACTGATGATCGTGGTGGCCATCATCGGCATTCTCGCCGCGATCGCCATCCCGGCTTATCAGGATTACACGATCCGCGCCCAGGTGACGGAAGGCCTGAACCTGGCTGCCGACCTCAAGGCCGCCGTTGCCGAGCAGTTCGCTCAGACGGGCAGCTGGCCGGCGGACAATTCGGCCCTCGGCCTCACTGCCGTCAAGTCGGGCAAGTATGTGGCGAGCGTCGAAGTTGACGACGGCACCATCAACATCACCTACGGTGGTGTCAATGCGAACGCGAACCTGACGGCGAATCCGCTCCTGGCCCTGCGCCCGACCACCAGCCCGAACGGCGACGTGATCTGGAACTGCGGTTACAAAACTGAAGTGGGTTCCCCGACGCCGGCCGCTGGTGCCAACAACACCTCGGTTACCGCGAAGTACCTGCCCTCGACCTGCCGCTTGTAA